One Streptomyces sp. NBC_00102 DNA segment encodes these proteins:
- a CDS encoding molybdopterin-dependent oxidoreductase, with amino-acid sequence MSANSRTAPRVCPLCEATCGLTLTIEGTTVTGARGDRDDVFSRGFICPKGAAFGGLDADPDRLRTPLVRRDGVLREATWQEAFDTVAARFTEVTGVHGPQSAGLVLGNPNVHTMAGGLYPPLLVAALRTRNVFSASTLDQMPKHVSSGLLFGDANAIPVPDLDRTGHLLLIGANPMESNGSLCTAPDFPGRLKALLARGGTLTVVDPRRTRTAELAGRHLAIRPGTDALLLAALAHVLVEEKLTAPGALAGHLDGLDRLTGALADFTPEAVAGPCDLDPAAIRTVARELAAAPAAAVYARIGSCTVAHGTLASWLVDVLNILTGNLDRPGGALFPLAATARAPRPAGPGKGFALGRWRSRVSGHPEAKGELPMAALAEEIDTPGEGRIRALVVLASNPVLSAPDGDRLDRALAEGLDFMVSVDPYLNETSRHADVVLPPPPPSRSAHFDFALNALAVRNQVRYTRPAVPLDEGALDESEILAWLILAVGGSHGASPETVDELAVAAALDRAGGPRELAARLTGATGPERRLDLMLRLGPYDLTLDDLLAHPHGIDLGPLRPRLPEVLRTRSGRIELLPEPLAADLGRLRAALGDTPAPLVLVGRRHLRSNNSWMHNIPVLNRGTNTCTLQIHPEDAHRIGLTEGATARIEAAGGAVEAPAEITDTMRTGVVSLPHGWGHGRPGTRLSVAAARPGANVNQLLDGTLLDPLSGTAVLNGFPVLVTSAG; translated from the coding sequence GTGTCCGCCAACTCCCGTACCGCACCACGCGTCTGCCCGCTCTGCGAGGCCACCTGCGGGCTGACCCTCACCATCGAGGGGACCACCGTCACCGGTGCGCGCGGGGACCGCGACGACGTCTTCAGCCGGGGCTTCATCTGCCCCAAGGGCGCCGCGTTCGGCGGGCTGGACGCCGACCCCGACCGGCTCCGCACCCCGCTCGTCCGCCGGGACGGCGTACTGCGCGAGGCGACCTGGCAGGAGGCGTTCGACACCGTCGCCGCACGCTTCACCGAGGTCACCGGCGTCCACGGGCCGCAGAGCGCCGGGCTCGTCCTCGGCAACCCCAACGTGCACACCATGGCCGGCGGTCTCTACCCGCCACTGCTGGTCGCCGCGCTGCGCACCCGTAACGTCTTCAGCGCCAGCACCCTCGACCAGATGCCCAAACACGTCTCCAGCGGGCTGCTCTTCGGCGACGCCAACGCCATCCCCGTACCCGATCTCGACCGCACCGGCCATCTGCTGCTCATCGGCGCCAACCCGATGGAATCCAACGGGAGCCTCTGCACCGCCCCCGACTTCCCCGGCCGGCTCAAGGCACTCCTCGCCCGGGGCGGCACGCTCACCGTCGTCGACCCGCGCCGCACCCGTACGGCCGAGCTCGCCGGACGCCACCTCGCGATCCGGCCCGGCACGGACGCCCTGCTGCTCGCCGCGCTCGCCCACGTACTCGTCGAGGAGAAGCTCACCGCCCCCGGGGCGCTCGCCGGCCACCTGGACGGGCTCGACCGGCTCACCGGCGCCCTGGCGGACTTCACCCCGGAGGCGGTCGCCGGCCCCTGCGACCTGGACCCGGCCGCCATCCGTACCGTCGCGCGGGAACTCGCCGCCGCGCCGGCCGCCGCCGTCTACGCGCGCATCGGCAGCTGCACCGTCGCGCACGGCACCCTCGCCAGCTGGCTGGTGGACGTCCTCAACATCCTCACCGGCAACCTCGACCGCCCCGGCGGCGCCCTCTTCCCGCTCGCCGCCACGGCCCGCGCCCCGCGCCCGGCCGGCCCCGGCAAGGGCTTCGCCCTCGGCCGCTGGCGCAGCCGGGTCTCCGGGCACCCCGAGGCCAAGGGCGAACTCCCCATGGCCGCACTGGCGGAGGAGATCGACACCCCCGGCGAGGGCCGCATCCGCGCCCTCGTGGTGCTCGCCTCCAACCCGGTTCTGTCCGCCCCCGACGGCGACCGGCTCGACCGGGCGCTCGCCGAGGGGCTCGACTTCATGGTCAGCGTCGACCCGTACCTCAACGAGACCTCCCGCCACGCCGACGTCGTCCTCCCACCGCCGCCGCCCTCCCGCTCCGCCCACTTCGACTTCGCGCTGAACGCCCTCGCGGTGCGCAACCAGGTCCGCTACACCCGCCCGGCCGTCCCCCTGGACGAAGGGGCCCTCGACGAGAGCGAGATCCTCGCCTGGTTGATCCTCGCCGTCGGCGGCAGCCACGGGGCGTCCCCGGAGACCGTCGACGAACTCGCCGTCGCCGCCGCCCTCGACCGTGCCGGAGGACCGCGGGAACTCGCCGCACGCCTCACCGGTGCCACCGGCCCCGAGCGCAGGCTCGACCTGATGCTCCGGCTCGGCCCGTACGACCTCACCCTGGACGACCTGCTCGCCCACCCGCACGGCATCGACCTCGGCCCGCTGCGCCCCCGGCTGCCCGAAGTCCTCAGGACCCGCAGCGGGCGGATCGAGCTGCTCCCGGAGCCGCTCGCCGCCGACCTCGGCCGGCTGCGGGCGGCACTCGGCGACACCCCCGCCCCGCTGGTCCTGGTCGGCCGCCGCCATCTGCGGTCCAACAACAGCTGGATGCACAACATCCCCGTGCTCAACCGCGGAACGAACACCTGCACCCTCCAGATCCACCCCGAGGACGCGCACCGCATCGGCCTCACCGAGGGGGCGACCGCCCGGATCGAGGCGGCCGGAGGGGCGGTCGAGGCACCCGCCGAGATCACCGACACGATGCGCACCGGAGTGGTGAGCCTGCCGCACGGCTGGGGACACGGCCGCCCCGGCACCCGGCTGTCGGTCGCCGCCGCGCGGCCCGGCGCCAACGTCAACCAACTGCTCGACGGCACCCTTCTCGACCCGCTCTCCGGGACCGCCGTACTCAACGGCTTCCCGGTCCTGGTGACCTCGGCCGGATGA
- a CDS encoding aldehyde dehydrogenase family protein, with the protein MKAHDGMYIGGAWRPAGGRDTIAVVNPADEQVIAHVPAGTAADVDAAVRAARAAFPGWAATPPAGRAARLAALRDVLAARAEEIAATVTAELGSPLRLSRTVHAGVPVLVAGSYAELAATYAFEEKLGNSTVLHEPVGVVGAITPWNYPLHQIVAKVAPALAAGCTVVLKPAEDTPLTAQLFAEATEEAGIPAGVFNLVTGLGPVAGQALAEHPGVDLVSFTGSTAVGRSIGATASGAVKRVALELGGKSANVILPGADLAKAVNVGVANVMSNSGQTCSAWTRMLVDAERYEEAVDLAAAAVAKYVPGERIGPVVNAKQRARVRSYIEKGVAEGARLVAGGPDWPQGVGYWVSPTVFADVTPEMTIAQEEIFGPVLSILRYEDEEDALRIANGTVYGLAGAVWAADDEQAVAFARRMETGQVDINGGRFNPLAPFGGYKQSGVGRELGPHGLAEYLQTKSFQF; encoded by the coding sequence ATGAAGGCGCACGACGGGATGTACATCGGCGGCGCATGGCGGCCCGCCGGGGGCCGCGACACCATCGCGGTCGTGAACCCGGCCGACGAGCAGGTCATCGCCCATGTGCCCGCGGGTACGGCCGCCGACGTGGACGCCGCCGTACGCGCCGCGCGCGCCGCGTTCCCCGGCTGGGCCGCTACCCCGCCCGCAGGGCGGGCCGCACGGCTCGCCGCCCTGCGGGACGTCCTCGCGGCCCGCGCGGAGGAGATCGCCGCGACGGTCACCGCCGAACTCGGCTCCCCGCTCCGGCTCTCGCGGACCGTGCACGCGGGCGTACCGGTGCTGGTCGCCGGTTCGTACGCCGAACTCGCCGCCACGTACGCCTTCGAGGAGAAGCTCGGCAACTCCACCGTGCTGCACGAGCCGGTCGGGGTCGTCGGCGCGATCACCCCCTGGAATTACCCGCTCCACCAGATCGTCGCCAAGGTGGCCCCCGCGCTGGCCGCCGGCTGCACGGTCGTCCTCAAGCCCGCCGAGGACACCCCGCTGACCGCCCAGCTCTTCGCGGAGGCGACCGAGGAGGCCGGGATCCCGGCCGGCGTCTTCAACCTGGTCACCGGGCTCGGCCCGGTCGCCGGGCAGGCGCTCGCCGAACACCCCGGGGTGGACCTCGTCTCCTTCACCGGCTCCACGGCCGTGGGCCGGTCGATCGGCGCCACCGCGAGCGGAGCGGTCAAGCGCGTCGCGCTGGAACTGGGCGGCAAGTCCGCCAACGTCATCCTGCCGGGCGCCGACCTCGCCAAGGCCGTCAACGTCGGCGTCGCCAACGTGATGTCCAACTCCGGCCAGACCTGCAGCGCGTGGACCCGGATGCTGGTGGACGCGGAGCGGTACGAGGAGGCCGTGGACCTCGCGGCGGCGGCCGTCGCCAAGTACGTACCAGGGGAGCGGATCGGCCCCGTCGTCAACGCCAAGCAGCGTGCACGGGTGCGGAGTTACATCGAGAAGGGCGTCGCGGAAGGCGCCCGGCTCGTCGCCGGAGGCCCCGACTGGCCTCAGGGGGTGGGCTATTGGGTCAGCCCCACCGTCTTCGCCGACGTCACCCCGGAGATGACCATCGCCCAGGAGGAGATCTTCGGCCCGGTCCTCTCCATCCTCCGGTACGAGGACGAGGAGGACGCCCTGCGGATCGCCAACGGAACCGTCTACGGCCTGGCCGGTGCGGTCTGGGCGGCCGACGACGAGCAGGCCGTCGCCTTCGCCCGCCGGATGGAGACCGGGCAGGTCGACATCAACGGCGGCCGTTTCAACCCGCTGGCTCCCTTCGGCGGCTACAAGCAGTCCGGCGTCGGCCGCGAACTCGGCCCGCACGGTCTCGCCGAGTACCTCCAGACGAAGTCCTTCCAG
- a CDS encoding helix-turn-helix domain-containing protein, whose translation MPGGRLTQQERQQIALGLADDLAYAEIARRLDRPTSTVTREVMRNGGPTGYRADLAQRATGRRAQRPRQAEAEVRRPEAPLEHGRDAEAVHAYEEMFTDVLEQSGLSRMMARILVCLFTTDAGSVTASDLVRRLQVSPATVSKSIAFLESQGLVRRERDEGRRERYVADDDVWFQSVMASARSTAQLAEVARQGVGVLGPGTPSAHRLENIARFTAFVSESITRAAEQARDILVAKPSGAGPEG comes from the coding sequence ATGCCGGGAGGCAGACTCACCCAGCAGGAGCGCCAGCAGATCGCGCTCGGACTGGCCGACGACCTCGCCTACGCGGAGATCGCCCGGCGCCTCGACCGCCCGACCTCCACCGTCACCCGCGAGGTGATGCGCAACGGCGGCCCCACCGGCTACCGCGCCGATCTCGCCCAGCGCGCCACCGGACGCCGGGCGCAGCGCCCGCGGCAGGCGGAGGCCGAAGTACGCCGGCCGGAGGCGCCGTTGGAACACGGGCGGGACGCGGAAGCGGTGCACGCGTACGAGGAGATGTTCACGGACGTCCTCGAACAGTCGGGACTGTCCCGGATGATGGCCCGGATTCTGGTCTGCCTCTTCACCACCGACGCGGGCAGTGTCACCGCGTCCGACCTCGTGCGGCGGCTCCAGGTCAGTCCGGCGACCGTCTCCAAGTCGATCGCTTTCCTGGAGAGCCAGGGGCTCGTCCGCCGGGAGCGCGACGAGGGGCGTCGCGAGCGGTACGTCGCCGACGACGACGTCTGGTTCCAGTCGGTGATGGCCAGTGCCCGGTCCACCGCCCAACTGGCCGAGGTGGCACGGCAGGGCGTCGGTGTACTGGGTCCCGGCACCCCGTCCGCCCACCGCCTGGAGAACATCGCCCGCTTCACCGCCTTCGTCTCGGAGAGCATCACCCGCGCCGCCGAGCAGGCCCGCGACATCCTCGTCGCGAAGCCCTCCGGAGCCGGCCCGGAGGGCTGA
- a CDS encoding ABC transporter ATP-binding protein yields the protein MTRAISLQDISKAYGRGPRAVDRFSLDIAPGEFVVLLGPSGCGKSTVLRMIAGLEEATEGEILLDGEPASHLQPRERGMAMVFQNFALYPSMTNRANIGFPLKLQNPREDSTGQIEATARMLGIEGVLDRYPGQLSGGERQRVAMGRAISRRPSVFLMDEPLSNLDAKLRNHLRAEIAQLTKELGVTTVYVTHDQSEAMSLGDRVAVLRGGVLQQVSSPREVYALPENVFVAAFIGTPRINLLQAVVHAPLEGRMSLDLGRQRLALPEPLSPDHQLLRIQQGRRIIVGLRSEAVRIAPPSQARPGEVALGGIVQHVEYQGHEALVHLSTGSQPAVVPDLESARPETPARRRRAAGGRGGAAHDSGGSSRGGRREGTAWARGGGIGVLERLREKAGHISGPVVALGEPPRDGRGQTMSGPDRPAVSPGDLVVRTSPDMRLRPGGQVPLLVDLAHLYVFDHQGRRICPLPRDVPGLDV from the coding sequence ATGACTCGCGCGATCTCTCTGCAGGACATCAGCAAGGCGTACGGACGGGGTCCGCGCGCAGTGGACCGTTTCTCGCTCGACATCGCACCCGGTGAGTTCGTGGTGCTGCTCGGCCCCTCGGGCTGCGGCAAATCCACCGTCCTGCGGATGATCGCGGGACTGGAGGAGGCCACCGAGGGCGAGATCCTGCTCGACGGCGAACCGGCCTCCCATCTCCAGCCCCGCGAACGGGGCATGGCGATGGTCTTCCAGAACTTCGCCCTCTATCCGAGCATGACGAACCGGGCCAACATCGGCTTCCCGCTCAAGCTCCAGAACCCCCGCGAGGACTCCACCGGGCAGATCGAGGCCACCGCGCGGATGCTGGGCATCGAGGGCGTCCTCGACCGCTACCCCGGACAGCTCTCCGGTGGTGAACGCCAGCGCGTCGCCATGGGCCGGGCCATCTCCCGCCGCCCCTCGGTCTTCCTGATGGATGAGCCGCTCTCCAACCTCGACGCCAAGCTCCGCAACCACCTGCGCGCCGAAATAGCCCAGCTCACGAAGGAGTTGGGCGTCACCACCGTCTATGTCACGCACGACCAGTCCGAGGCGATGTCCCTCGGCGACCGGGTCGCCGTGCTGCGCGGCGGAGTGCTCCAGCAGGTCAGCTCCCCGCGCGAGGTGTACGCCCTGCCCGAGAACGTCTTCGTCGCGGCCTTCATCGGCACCCCCAGGATCAACCTCCTCCAGGCGGTCGTCCACGCGCCGCTCGAAGGCCGGATGTCCCTCGACCTCGGGCGCCAGCGCCTCGCGCTGCCCGAACCGCTCAGCCCCGACCACCAGTTGCTCCGCATCCAGCAGGGCCGCCGGATCATCGTCGGGCTGCGCTCCGAAGCGGTACGCATCGCCCCGCCGAGCCAGGCCCGCCCCGGCGAGGTGGCGCTCGGCGGCATCGTGCAGCACGTGGAGTACCAGGGCCACGAGGCGCTGGTGCACCTCAGCACCGGATCGCAGCCGGCCGTGGTGCCCGACCTCGAATCCGCCCGCCCGGAGACACCCGCCCGCCGGCGCCGCGCGGCCGGCGGGCGCGGAGGAGCGGCCCACGACTCCGGGGGCTCCTCGCGCGGCGGCCGCCGGGAGGGCACCGCCTGGGCCCGGGGCGGAGGCATCGGTGTACTGGAACGCCTCCGGGAGAAGGCCGGCCACATCAGCGGACCGGTCGTGGCGCTCGGCGAACCTCCCCGCGACGGGCGGGGGCAGACCATGAGCGGCCCCGACCGCCCGGCCGTCAGCCCCGGCGACCTCGTCGTGCGCACCAGCCCCGACATGCGGCTGCGCCCCGGCGGCCAGGTGCCCCTCCTGGTGGACCTGGCACACCTGTACGTCTTCGACCACCAGGGCCGGCGGATCTGCCCGCTGCCCCGGGACGTGCCGGGGCTGGACGTCTGA
- a CDS encoding DUF4097 family beta strand repeat-containing protein, translating to MQKFPTPAPLSAVVDIPAGLIRFIAADRADTAVEILPADASKGSDVKAAERIEVTHADGVLRIEAPEAANRILGSSGSVEVTVQLPAGSRVEAKAASAELRGVGRLGDVVFEGQQATVKLDETATAKLTVLAGDISVGRLGGPAEISTQKGDLHVTEAVRGTVTLRTSHGNIVVGAARGVSASLDAGTAYGRVHNALANTDGGAAGLNIHATTSYGDITARSL from the coding sequence ATGCAGAAGTTCCCCACCCCCGCCCCGCTCTCGGCCGTCGTCGACATCCCCGCCGGACTCATCCGGTTCATCGCCGCCGACCGGGCCGACACCGCCGTCGAGATCCTGCCCGCGGACGCCTCCAAGGGCAGCGACGTCAAGGCGGCCGAGCGGATCGAGGTCACCCACGCCGACGGCGTCCTGCGGATCGAGGCCCCCGAGGCCGCGAACCGGATCCTCGGCTCCTCCGGATCGGTCGAGGTGACCGTCCAACTGCCCGCCGGTTCCCGTGTCGAGGCGAAGGCGGCCAGCGCCGAACTCCGCGGCGTCGGACGGCTCGGCGACGTCGTCTTCGAGGGACAGCAGGCCACCGTCAAGCTCGACGAGACCGCTACCGCCAAGCTCACCGTCCTCGCCGGGGACATCTCGGTCGGCCGCCTCGGCGGCCCCGCCGAGATCAGCACCCAGAAGGGTGACCTCCACGTCACCGAGGCCGTTCGCGGCACCGTCACCCTGCGCACCTCGCACGGAAACATCGTCGTCGGCGCCGCCCGCGGGGTCTCCGCCTCCCTGGACGCCGGTACCGCCTACGGCCGGGTGCACAACGCACTCGCCAACACCGACGGCGGCGCCGCCGGCCTGAACATCCACGCGACCACCTCCTACGGCGACATCACCGCCCGCAGCCTGTAA
- a CDS encoding ATP-binding cassette domain-containing protein, protein MALPTPDLAIAANGLRKSYGDKTVLDGIDLAVPAGTIFSLLGPNGAGKTTVVKILSTLITADSGELSVGGHDLAAAPQAVRAAIGVTGQFSAVDGLITGEENMLLMADLHHLSKAEGKRVAAELLERFDLTEAAKKPASTYSGGMKRRLDIAMTLVGNPRIIFLDEPTTGLDPRSRHTMWGIIRQLVTGGVTVFLTTQYLDEADELADRIAVLHDGKIAAEGTADELKRLVPGGHVRLRFTDPTAYREAAAALPDASRDDDALALQILSDGSQRELRTILDRLDTAGVEADELTVHTPDLDDVFFALTGGARVPHQSDQSDQSGGQSVPPPSKEDVR, encoded by the coding sequence ATGGCACTCCCCACCCCCGACCTGGCCATCGCGGCGAACGGTCTGCGCAAGTCCTACGGCGACAAGACGGTCCTCGACGGCATCGACCTGGCCGTCCCGGCCGGGACGATCTTCTCCCTGCTCGGCCCGAACGGGGCCGGCAAGACCACCGTCGTCAAGATCCTCTCCACCCTCATCACCGCCGACTCCGGCGAGCTGAGCGTCGGCGGCCACGACCTGGCCGCCGCCCCGCAGGCGGTACGGGCCGCGATCGGCGTCACCGGACAGTTCTCCGCCGTCGACGGACTGATCACCGGCGAGGAGAACATGCTCCTCATGGCCGACCTGCACCACCTCTCCAAGGCCGAGGGCAAGCGGGTCGCCGCCGAACTGCTGGAACGCTTCGACCTCACGGAGGCGGCGAAGAAGCCCGCCTCCACCTACTCCGGCGGCATGAAACGCCGCCTCGACATCGCCATGACCCTGGTCGGCAACCCGCGGATCATCTTCCTCGACGAACCCACCACCGGACTCGACCCCCGCTCCCGCCACACCATGTGGGGCATCATCCGCCAACTCGTCACCGGCGGCGTCACCGTCTTCCTCACCACCCAGTACCTCGACGAAGCCGACGAACTCGCCGACCGCATCGCCGTCCTCCACGACGGCAAGATCGCCGCCGAAGGCACCGCCGACGAACTCAAACGCCTCGTCCCCGGCGGACACGTACGCCTCCGCTTCACCGACCCCACCGCCTACCGCGAAGCCGCCGCCGCCCTGCCCGACGCCTCCCGCGACGACGACGCCCTCGCCCTCCAGATCCTCAGCGACGGCAGCCAGCGCGAACTGCGCACCATCCTCGACCGCCTCGACACCGCAGGCGTCGAAGCCGACGAACTCACCGTCCACACCCCCGACCTCGACGACGTCTTCTTCGCCCTCACCGGCGGAGCCCGCGTCCCCCACCAGTCCGACCAGTCCGACCAGTCCGGCGGACAGTCCGTGCCGCCCCCGTCCAAGGAGGACGTCCGATGA
- a CDS encoding ABC transporter permease, which yields MSTLSLAVRDSSTMLRRNLLHARRYPSLTLNLLLTPIMLLLLFVYIFGDTMSAGIGGGDRSDYIAYIVPGLLLMTIGSTVVGSAVSVSMDMTEGIIARFRTMAIHRGSVLVGHVVGSVMQSVASVVLVGAVGVAIGFRSTDATVLEWLAAFGLLVLFALALTWIAVGMGLVSPTVEAASNNAMPLILLPLLSSAFVPVDTMPGWFQPIAEYQPFTPAIETLRGLLLGTGIGNNGWIAVAWCLGLSVLGYLWSTKTFNADPK from the coding sequence ATGAGCACCCTCTCCCTCGCCGTGCGCGACTCGTCCACGATGCTGCGCCGCAACCTGCTGCACGCCCGGCGCTACCCCTCGCTCACCCTGAACCTGCTGCTCACGCCGATCATGCTGTTGCTGCTCTTCGTCTACATCTTCGGCGACACCATGAGCGCGGGCATCGGCGGCGGGGACCGCTCCGACTACATCGCCTACATCGTCCCGGGCCTCCTCCTGATGACCATCGGAAGCACCGTGGTCGGCAGTGCGGTCTCGGTCTCGATGGACATGACCGAGGGCATCATCGCCCGCTTCCGCACCATGGCGATCCACCGGGGATCGGTCCTCGTCGGACACGTCGTCGGCAGCGTGATGCAGTCGGTCGCCAGCGTCGTCCTCGTCGGGGCGGTCGGGGTCGCCATCGGCTTCCGCTCCACCGACGCCACCGTGCTGGAGTGGCTGGCCGCCTTCGGTCTGCTGGTGCTCTTCGCCCTGGCGCTCACCTGGATCGCGGTCGGTATGGGTCTGGTCAGCCCGACCGTGGAGGCGGCGAGCAACAACGCGATGCCGCTGATCCTGCTGCCGCTCCTCTCCAGCGCCTTCGTCCCCGTCGACACCATGCCCGGCTGGTTCCAGCCGATCGCCGAGTACCAGCCGTTCACCCCGGCCATCGAGACCCTGCGCGGACTCCTCCTCGGCACCGGGATCGGCAACAACGGATGGATCGCAGTCGCCTGGTGCCTCGGCCTCTCGGTACTCGGCTACCTCTGGTCGACCAAGACCTTCAACGCCGACCCGAAGTAA
- a CDS encoding TetR/AcrR family transcriptional regulator: MSHPKPKLRRAPVQRRSAERLTRILDACAALLDECGYEELSTRAVAVRAEVPIGSVYRFFPNKRALVDALAVRNLNSYTERLTARLAAVPAADWRGAIDALLDEYLTMRRTVPGFAQVDFGAAAHADDPQHQANHRLADRLAELLAGHLGGSPDADLRRAVLVGVEAADATLQLAFRDDPSGDPAIVAEIRVLLHAYLARVLD, encoded by the coding sequence GTGTCCCACCCGAAACCGAAGCTGCGCCGCGCCCCCGTCCAGCGGCGCAGCGCCGAACGGCTCACCCGGATACTCGACGCCTGCGCCGCGCTCCTCGACGAGTGCGGCTACGAGGAGCTCTCCACCCGGGCGGTCGCCGTCCGGGCCGAAGTGCCCATCGGCTCCGTCTACCGTTTCTTCCCCAACAAACGCGCCCTGGTCGACGCGCTCGCGGTGCGCAACCTCAACTCCTACACCGAACGCCTGACCGCCCGGCTCGCCGCCGTCCCCGCCGCCGACTGGCGGGGCGCGATCGACGCACTGCTCGACGAGTACCTGACGATGCGGCGTACGGTCCCCGGCTTCGCCCAGGTCGACTTCGGGGCCGCCGCGCACGCCGACGACCCGCAGCACCAGGCCAACCACCGGCTCGCGGACCGGCTCGCCGAACTCCTCGCGGGGCACCTCGGCGGCAGCCCGGACGCGGACCTGCGGCGGGCCGTCCTGGTCGGCGTGGAGGCGGCCGACGCCACCCTCCAACTCGCCTTCCGCGACGACCCGTCCGGCGATCCGGCGATCGTCGCGGAGATCCGGGTGCTGCTCCACGCCTACCTCGCGCGGGTGCTGGACTGA